The Papio anubis isolate 15944 unplaced genomic scaffold, Panubis1.0 scaffold88, whole genome shotgun sequence genomic sequence gcaaggtggctcacgcctgtaatcccagcactttgggaggctgaggcaggtggatcacgaggtcaagagatcaagaccatcctggccaacatggtgaaaagcccatctctactaaaacacacacgcattagctgggcaaggtggcacgcgcctgtagtcccagctacttgggaggctgagacaggagaatcgcttgaacccgggaggcagaggttgcagtgagccgggatctaccactgcactccagcctggccacagagcgagactccgtctcaaagaaaaaaggaaaaaaaaagaaaaaggtctaaATGGAAACTGCCCCCAGGAGGCTACATTTCAGATCAAAAAACTTGCCGGTTTTAATAATCTGGCTATAGGTATCCGATAACATGGGCCACTTCAGTAATTGAATCAACGCCAATAAGGTGGGGGGGAAAGAAATGGGGTCTAGCTCAGAGCCCCAGAGGCATGCGGTGGGCTCACCACCAGGTGGCTTTCCTTGGTCATCAGCTGCAGGCCAAGGGCCTGTCACTCAAACCTTGACCACAGAGATGAAGGCCTGCAGCTGAAAGCCAGGGGCCCAGAAACGTTCTCACCGAGGGCCGGGTGCAGCGGATTAGAAGTTAAGGAATCTTGGAGTCACCGCCACCACTGGGCGACCACCACACTCCACAACCTCTCTGGACAGGCTGAGAGGCGTGGGGGTTGTGATCAATGGGTCCGAGTCTCTCCATAGGCGCATTTAATAGCCAGAGGAGAAAAACACCCCACCTGGCCCGGGCCGGCCACTGCCGACGTCATTGGCTGGGGATTTCTATAGGAGCAAAGCGTTCAGAGCTAACGCGGGTGCCCCCTAAAAGCCCCGGAAGGCTAAGGCCAGGGCAAGGTCCAAGTGAGCAGACCTAAGCCTGCGCAGCTGCTTCGGAACGGTTCAGAGCCGTCTAACAAGGCCGATTTCTGCCGGCCTTTCTTGCCAGGGGAGGAGAAGCCCCAGACTTCACACTGAACGTTCCAGTCCCGCTGAAACGAGCCTTTCTGCTTTCAAGAAACCTGGTTCCAGGGGGCTGGCGCAGTGGGTTCCTCATCGTGCCGGCCTCGTGGGCGCTTCCCGGATGCCCGTCCCGCCCCGCGTCCCGGTGTCCGCCGCGTGCTCACCCAGCCGCCCTGAGCCTGAAGCCAGGCGCGGTGCTGCCCCGCGAGCCGCGAGCTCAGCAAGGCCACCAGGCGCTGGCAGTCCCGGGCGACGTCGCCCTCCTGCTCCTTCAGCCGCGGCTGGAAGCTCCGCTTCTTCCACCAGGCTGTCACCAGCGGCTCTCTCTCCAGCAGCGTCCCCGCGAAGGTCACCAGCGACACCACCCTGCCCCAGGTGGGGCCGGGGCTGTCGGAGAGCACGGCCTCCGCCATCAGCGCCACCAGCTCGACGCGGTTCCCGGGGTAGCCGCGGTAGGCGGAGAAGAAGGACCGGTGGAGCTGCCGTAACCTGGCGGCTGCTGAGCGCAGCACGGCGGCCTCGGGCGTGGACGGCCTCGGCTCAGGGGTGCCGGGTTCCCGGGCGCAGCACCCCAGATAGTCGGCCAGGAGCCGCTCGGTGCGCTCCCGCAACGGGTCAGCCATGGTCCGGCCTCTGCTGGG encodes the following:
- the LOC101003279 gene encoding bcl-2-like protein 10 isoform X2, coding for MADPLRERTERLLADYLGCCAREPGTPEPRPSTPEAAVLRSAAARLRQLHRSFFSAYRGYPGNRVELVALMAEAVLSDSPGPTWGRVVSLVTFAGTLLEREPLVTAWWKKRSFQPRLKEQEGDVARDCQRLVALLSSRLAGQHRAWLQAQGGWVSTRRTPGRGAGRASGKRPRGRHGWLLSLLQEPLSAGFLEKTADPGFPGMLVSNSLRLSLDTIIMSFNIFNPLLPAQL
- the LOC101003279 gene encoding bcl-2-like protein 10 isoform X1 yields the protein MADPLRERTERLLADYLGCCAREPGTPEPRPSTPEAAVLRSAAARLRQLHRSFFSAYRGYPGNRVELVALMAEAVLSDSPGPTWGRVVSLVTFAGTLLEREPLVTAWWKKRSFQPRLKEQEGDVARDCQRLVALLSSRLAGQHRAWLQAQGGWDGFCHFFRSPFPLAFWRKLLIQAFLACLLATAFGYLWTRLL